The genomic DNA ACACTGGGTAAAAAAATTTAGTTTAGTAGAAGTTCTATAATTTCACTCTTTCTATTTTTTAAAATTTCATCGTATTCTTCTTTTGTAAAATTTAAAAGCTTTTCGTTTAATGGTCTTATAATTACCGGATAAGCCATTAGTGAAAATAAATTTATTATAAAGTGATATGGGGCTTTAATTCTGTTTACTTCTCCCCTTTTCATAGCTTCTTCTACTTCAATAGCAAAATTTCTAAAAACAGGATTTTCTGGCTCATGAGATTTTTTTATCTCAGCATGTTCGCTATTTATCTCACTAATAAGAAATATTTCTTTGAATGGATAAGTGATAATATCTTCTAAGAATACGTCTATTATATTTTCTACTTTTTGTCTAAATGGTAATTCAGCTTTAAAGACTTCATTCATTTTTTGAGCTAATGCCGATAATGCCTCTTTATAAACCTGATCGAACAACGCCTCTCTTGTTCTGAAATAGTAATTTAGCAGGGTTCTATTTACTCCTGCTTCATTTGCTATATCCTGTGTTGTGGCATTAAGTTTACCCTCTACAAAGAATACTTTCTTGGCGGCGCTTTTAATGTTTTCTTCTGTTCCTGTATCTCTTGTAGCCATAGTTTGAAGCGTTTAATATATTTGTTTAACAAAGGTGTTAAACAAAAGTTTCATATGCAACAAACATTATTTAAATATTTAGAAAAACATACATCAACATACATTTTTGATAATTTGTATTCGAATTCAACTATAAAATGCCAAAGTACATAGTAAAAAAAATGCAAGAAGTACTAGAAATACTAACTATGCAAAAATGAATAAAAAATACTTTTTAGATAAAATGTAAAGTGAATTAGCAAATATGTATAATCCAAGCTAGCATTATTACAGAACTTTGTTATATGAAAAAAGTAAATGGACTAGGTATAGCTACTTTGTTACTAACAAGTATGCTTACTATCATGGTAGGTTCAGCCATTGCCCCATCATTATTAGAGATAGAAAAGAATTTAAATTTTCAATTTGATTCCGGATTACTAATCACTTTACCATCATTAGGTGTAGTAGTATTTTCTCCATTAGCAGGCTGGCTTTTATCTAAGTTAGGTTCTTTTAAACTATTATGCTTTGGCTTAATACCCTATGCCCTTTTCGGTTATGGAGGTGGTTTTATAAGTAATGATTATATATTAATTGCAGACAGAATTTTACTTGGTGGTGCTGCTGTATTTGTACAAATTGCTGCCACAGCCATAATAGCTGAGAACTTTATTGGCAAAAAGAGAATGCAAATTATTGCTTGGCAAGGTATGGCTATAGAAGGTGGCGGAGTTTTATTTCTTTCTTTAGGAGGCATACTGGGAGAAATGCATTGGCAATATCCCTTTTTAATTTATCTAATTGCGCTGCTTTGTTTTGTTCTTAGTCTATTTGTACTCCCAAAAACATCTAAAGAAACTACAGCAGAAGCTAACACCGAACAAACGTTTGAAAACAAAAACATTAGAAAATTAGTCTATATAATATTCGCGGGAGCATTGTTTTCAATGATCATTTTCTTTATCAGTTTTATACAACTACCCCAATATTTACCAGAAAATTTTAATTTTTCTGAATCTGAAACTGGCTATTTAATGGCTTTTATTTCGCTCATCGCTGTAATTACGGCTAGCCAGTTACCCAAAATTGCCAATAAGATAAGCCCAGGGTTTATAGTGGTGGGAGGCTTTGTGTTTTTTATGTTAGGGTACATCTTGTTTGCCGTGGCAAATAATGCTCAACTTCTTTATACTGGTGCATTGGCAACAGGTATTGGTTTTGGTTTTAGCATTCCTACATTAAACCACTTAATGGTTGAAGTAAGTACACCTAAAACCAGAGGCAAAAATCTAGGATTATACTCAATAGGCGTATTTGGAGGGCAGTTTCTATCTACGTTTATGGGATTTATTATAAATGATACTAACACATTATTCTTACTAACAGCATGTCTCAGTTTGGTTGTAGCCATTTTTCTGGGAGTCTTATTTAATAAATATGCTGTAAAACACAATCAATCTAAAATTAACAGAAAACCACGTGAAGCTACTGCATAATTGGAAAAACGATATTCTTATTAACAAAATCGAAGACCTACCGGAAACACTTCCGGGAGACTGGTTTGCCCTATATTTTGAAGAAGAAAAGGACAAATTAACTAAAGTCTATCTTAAACCTCTAAACGAAGATTACCAACATTTTTTTCCTAAAGAAAATGGTGTTGTACTCACATTTAAAAGAAATTTAATTGAGGAAGACGACAAAGAATATGCTTTAGATGTATTGAATTTATTTAATCTTACACCCAATAATTGCTTAAACATTTCTTCGGAATTTCAAGAAAGGTTTGTGCATGTTAAAATGCTATTATTAATAGAGTTTGCTGATGCTGATAATAGTGATATTTTGATTAAATCTATGCTAAAGGTGCTTTTATTGCTACTCATCAAACTACAACATAAAGGATTTATTAATTATGAGTTAAATCAAAAAAGGGTTTATATGTTTCTACAATTAATGGAGATACATTATGCTACACATAATTGGGCCGACTTTTATGCCAAAAGAATGGGGATTAGTGAAAAGAGACTGAACCAGATTTTAAAAGAGAAGTTGAACAAAACTGCCAAACAAATTATACAACAAAGGCAGCTAACAGAGATTAAAAGAATGCTACAAACAGATGCCTACTCAATAAAAGAAATTGCCTATAAATTAAGCTTTCAGTCTCTGAGTGATTTTAGCCGATTTTTTAAAAGACATACTGGTTTGAGTCCTTCTCAATTTAAGCAGTCTTTATAAGAGACTGCTATTAGCTCTGTTTGTCTCTTGCAGATTTGAGCCAAGTACTTGGTGTAATTCCTTCTGCTTTTTTGAAGAATGCATTAAAAACAGCCTTTGAATTAAAACCACTTTCGTAAGCCAAAGCTAATACAGAAAGATGTTTGTAGTTTTCGTTGAGAGCGATGCTTTTAAAGTGAGTTAATCTGTATTGATTAATAAATTCATTAAAATTCATCTTAAATTCTTCATTTACAAGCAAAGAAAGCTTGTTGGGGTGTAGCCCTACTTTCTCTGCTAAAAAACTTAAGCTTAACTGAGGGTTTAAATAAGCTTTGTTTGTTTCTATATAAGCTAAGAGTTTTTCTTTTTGTGCATTTAACTCCTGCTTATCTATACTACTTACTTTAGCTTCCGGCTGGCTTTCTGGTAAAGTAAAATCAGATACAAATAGCGAATCAAATTCTTTAAATTGGTGAAGCGATACTAAAAATGGCTCGTATTTGAAATACAAAACTTGCCCACGTTTTAGCGAAATAAATTTTTCTAAAAGATCGATTGCAATTTCTTTATGCAGAGAATTAGCGAGAATGTATAATTTATATGGAATCAATTGAGATTTTTCTTCAACTGCATTAGCCCATTCTTCCAGAGTTTCATCAGACAGTTTTGCTTGATTCCCATTTATACAATTAAAAAGCATTTTGAGCAATGTTTCATCTTTGGCAAGTATCACCGTTTGCTCAAACGTTTCTTTTTTATTGAGCCAAATAAGACACATCAATTTAAGATGCAGCGCCAGCTCAAGCTCTGGATTGAGCTCTAATGATTTTTCAAGAAAAACTAAAGCCTGATCAAACTTTTGTTGTAAATAGAAAAGATTGGCATAAGTAAAATAATGATTTGCTGAGTAGGGATCAACATTTAAAGCATTTTTTACATATACTTCAGCTTGTTCAAAATAGCCATTTACCATAAATAATTCTGCCATGGCTTCTAAGCCATCTGTATGGTGCGGATTTATTTCAAGTAATTGCAGAATGAGATCGTATGATTGCGAATAATTCCATTCTTCCCAAAAGCTTTTACCTATAAAAGATTGAATGTATTCGGGTAAATCTGTATCAATTTCTTGCCCTTTTATAAAGTTGGCTATAGCTAAACTCATCGCCTCTTCTACTGGCATATAACCCCAAATTGAGAGCAAACCATAGCATTGTAAATTACCATAATAAGCTCTCGCAAACTCCGCATCAAATGAGATTGCCAAATCGTAAAACTCAATTGCCTTCTTTATAGATTCAGGATTCCACTTTAATTGATAATATCTTCCCTTTAAAAAATAATCGTAGGCTTTTACGCTCTTAGTAGGTTGTTTTATTAGATGTTCTTGAATATTAAAATGTCCGAAATTATCTCTAATCTGGTTGGCTAAAAGCAAGCTTATTTCATCTTGTAAGGTGAAAATATCGTCCAATTCTCTATCAAAGTTTTGAGACCAAAAATGCAAACCATCTTCTGCATTAATGAGCTGCGCAGTTATTCTTACTCTACTCTGTATTTTTCTAACACTGCCTTCTAAAATTGTACTTACTCCCAACTGGCGTCCAATAGTCCGGATGTCTAGATTTTTACCTTTAAAAGCAAATGAAGATGTACGAGCAATTACTTTTAAGTCCTGAATTTTTGTGAGTGCGTTAATAATTTCTTCTGTAATTCCATCGCTGAAATATTCATTTTCAGGATCGTTACTCATATTTACGAATGGCAATACAGCAATCGATTTTTCAGAATTTACTACAGCCTGAATTGGGTTAATCATCTTCGATATTTATTCAATGTGAGAGACCTTTCTTCCTTATCTCTTTAATAAGCTCATTTGTATTTTACTATACCTGCAAATTAACTTATTCCTGAAAAATTTTCCTATTAATTGATTTACCCCAGAATTAGTGAAATATAAAAAAAGCTGCCTTATAGAATAAAGCAGCTTTAGACCTATTGTAGACACTACAATTATAATTTCAATACTTTTTCTTTAATGGTTTTATCATTTACAGTAATTAGCGCCAGAAAAATGCCCGATGGCAGATTAGAAGTGGCAATTTCCTGCGAGAAGTCGTAATCACTTTTTTGATAATCTGTAGATTGAATAATATGTCCTTGGAGATCAATCAACGATATTGACACTGTTCCTACCTCACTGCCAGAAATCTCAATGGTAAAAGCTTCGTCTACCATCGGATTCGGAAAAAGGCTTATATTCACTCCTGCAATTTCGTCGTCTAGTGCTGTGGTAACAGTGTAGCTAAATGAATAAGTAGTTGATGTAGCACTACATCCATACTCATTACTTACAGTTACAATATACTCTCCGGCTGTACTTGGTGTATAAGTTTGAGAGGAACCACTTATATAAATTTTACTTGAGTTGTTATACCACTGGTAACTTTCGTAACCATCTGGTGCAACTAGTGAGAGATCGTCTTGCGTAATCGTAATTTCACTTGCAATACTATAGTTTGTAACAGAAGCCGAAGCGGTGTTGTCATCTGTATTTACATCGTCCTCTAATTCAACCGAAGCGCTCACCGAATAGGTTTCTGCTGAGGTAGATAAATCTGCTTCTACTACATAATCATATGTTTCACCTGGTGTTAAAGAATCTATTGTTACAGTTTGGTCTGCTAAAACTGTAGAATCGCTTAAAGCTAAAATCTGGTAAGTAAATACCAAGCTTTCTAATGTCTTGTTACCATTATTCAAAATTGGAATTGTAATTTCTGTATTAGCAGATAAATCACATTCAGAAGGCAAATCTATATCTCCAATGGTGGCATCGTAATCTGGAGCAAAATCTATTGCAATGTCATCTATATAGAAATTCCCTTGATTAGATGAGCTCGTAAGATGCCAAGCTAAATAATAGATACCTGAAGAATCAACCGAAACTTTGCCTGTTGCTTCAGCATATTCTGTATTTGATATCCCACTCAAATCAGTTATTTCTTCCACAATGCTATTCGCATCTAAGTCACTCATTAAGTATAAAGTAAGATTTTGAGAAGAACCTGAATCTCTCTGGCGATACCAAAAGCTGATGTCGTATACTTTACCTGCTTCCATTTTTAAGCAGCTTGTAAAGAGCCAATCGTTTGCTGTTCTGTTAGACGAACCATAGTAAGAAAAATATCCGGTTCCAGATCTGGCATTCCCCTCTGTTGTATTTATATAATTCCATTGAAATGCATTTCCACTTACGTCAGAATCATTATTGGCATTTAGTATGTACCAAGACGATGCATAGTCTTCGTCTTCTAAATCTGTCTCAAATTCCGATTCGGTTACATCTGTCATGTATGACTGAATGTAATCTGTTTGTGTAAGTGTATCTGTAAAACCAAAGCTATTTGTCATGATTAATGTAACATCGTAGCTGCCAGCTTCTTCGTAAACAATTGTTGGATTTTGCTCAGTTGAAGTAGATGGTGTACCACCTTCAAAAATCCAGCTCCAACTTACAGCTTCCATAGACTCATCTGTAAATGTGATAGAAGTTGACTCACAAAAACTGGTAAGATCTGCACTAAAACTTGCTCCACCAATACCCACTGCATACCAGGCATTCACTGTTTGTGCATATTCTTCTGAATCTTCGCCAAATAAATCTTCTGCTGCTTGTATTGATGCAATAGCAGTAGCTTCATAATCTGAAGAAGAAGTTAAATAAACCGTAAGTGTTCTGTATGCAATTAAAGCTGCGTTTTCTATACCAATACCCGATACTGAATAAGAGCTACCTAAATCATTCTCTCCTGTTTTACCTACAGAAAGTAAATAGAACCAGTGGTTTAAAACACCACTATTGATGTGCACCCCTCCGTAATCGTCGCTGCCTTCGTACCAATAGTCTCCTAAGTAAGTATCTGGTTGCTCATAATCATTTGGGTTAGACATTGATCTAATTTGATATTCCAACTCTTCGCCAATATCCCAAATGCCTTTATCTGGTGCTGCATAATATTCTACACAAGCTGCCCAAATATCACTAAAGCCTTCGTTAAGTGCTCCCGGTTCATAAGAATAATCTAAGTCTGCTGTACTTCCCATTACTGCGTGACCTAACTCGTGAGAAGTTACATCTAAAGTGGTTAGCGGTGTAGAATAGCCATCACCAAAAGTCATTTTTTCACCGTCCCAATAGGCATTGTAATAATCTGTTCCGGCATGTACATATAAGTACATTGCGGCTCCGGCATCATCGTATCCATACCTATTGTGCGTTGTTGAGAAGTAGTCGAAAGTCATCATTGCACCCCAATGTGCATCGAGTGCAGCATTGTCTTTATCAGAGTTATCCCACTCTTCACTTGTCCAGTTATTGTCATTATCTTCAAAATCACTGGCTTGGTTATAGTTGATTCCGATTACACTACCATCTTGCAATGTATTGCCACTGTTTTCTAGATTGTAAGTAAAAATACCTTCTCCTCTAGTTAAGTCATGCAATACATATGTAGAGTCTGTATAGGTAGTTTCTATATAAACACTTCCACTGTATTTTGTATCTGCATTTTCGTCTAGGTGCTTAATGATGGGGTTTTTCCATAAAATATCGCCAGATTCTGCATCTACATAGATATAATCTCTGCTAGTAGGTGTTTGCGCATATATATCGAATTTATAAGCTAAGTGTAAAGTTGTATCTGTTTGATCTAAATGGTTTTTACAGATAAGTAATTCAGCTTCTGGATAATAGGTAGCTGTCTCATCTCCTTTTAGTTTTTTAACGAAAGCCTCTTCAGAATCTAACTCCCACTTATATACATTTGCACCAACATATTCTAAAGCAGCTTCAAGTGCTTCATCTTCACTTAGTGTTGGTGTGGTATCAATATTTTCGATTGGGAGAAACTGACCATTTATAGTATTAATTGTACCCTCATTGGTTTTACTATGCACATAATACTGGGCACTTTCAACTTTTAAACCTTTGTAAGTTTGCTGGTACTTTTGGTGTACCATTCCCAGTTTATCAGTGTTGGTTTCGATTAGCTCCATATCTACCTCATCTGCATAGTTAAGAGTAGATTTTAGCGCTGACTTGGCTTCTGTTAATTTATAACCACTTTGCGATTGGTATTTAACGAATTTGGTTACTCCGTTTTTGTCTTTAACCTCCTTCTTAATAATTTGCTCTTGAGAAAATGCAAGACTGTTTGTTAAACAGCAAGCTGCAAAAATCAAGAGTTGTATTATGCGTAGCTGCTTCTTTTGCATGGTTGAATATTTGTGTCTTCAAAAGATCAATTTCTTTAAAATGCTTGTTGTTAATTATCTTCATCTGATCTGAGAAAACACAAATGCTGCTTATGTACTCGAATTATTCAGAAAATTCTTCGAAAAAGTTGATTTAAATTAAGCCATTCGTGAAAGATCTTATGTGTACATATACAGAAATGGCCATCAATTATTATCAAATGAGTAAATTGTTATAAAAAAAATACTCCACTATAAATTCCTCTTGTGGTTTAAGCATACCTACTCAAGGAATAATAATGAAGTATTGGTTTTCGAGATATTAATTTGGTTATTACTTATACTGGGCCAATTGCTCTTTTAATAACCTTTCGCCGATTTCAGTATTTTCGATTACATATCGTACTTCTATAAATTTAATCGGTACTCCAGACTCATCAACAACTGGAGAAACCACCAAATGCACATAATAGGTTGAGCCATCTTTCCTTCTGTTTTTAAGATACCCTTTAAACATTTGGCCTGCATTTACTGTCTTCCAGAAATTATTATAAAATTCTTCTGAAGTCTCCGGATGTCTAATTATGCTGTGTGTTTTACCTATTAACTCTTCTCTAGAGAACTGAGAAACCTCACAAAATTTATCGTTGATATATGTGATATTACCGTTTTTATCTGATTCTGAAAGCAGTGTACATTCATTTAAAACAGCCATTCTTGCATCTAACTCAAACTTCATCATAGAAGTTGTAGCAAGCTGGTTTTGAAGATTTTCTTGTGTCTCTAAAAGCAGTTTTTCTTGCTGAGCGTTTTCTTTAATTGTTTTCTCTAACTTCTCATTAGCTAGTTTTGAAGCTGTAATATCAGAAGCATATTTAATTATTCTTTTAGGTTTGCCATTCTTATCTTTCAGTATAGAATAGCTACCATGTAAACAAATTCTTTCTCCCGATTTTTTGACTCTTTCATACTCTCCAAATTGCGCATTCCCTTTGCTTAACTCATCCCAAAATTGTTTGTATTCTTCAGATCCTGAAAAAGACTTATTTACAAAAAGTTGATGATGTTTACCTTTTACCTCTGACTCATTAAAGCCCATCAATAACAAGAAATTACGATTAGCAGAAATAATGTTTCCTTTTAAATCGAACTCAATTCTGGCAATACCACTTTCGTCAATGGCAGTCATTCTACTTTCAATCTCCTGAGCTTTTCTTTTAATCTCCTCTTGAGTACCTTTTAACTCTTTTACATTCTTTAAAAGCTCTTTTTCTTTTTCAGTAAGCGCTTTACTATTCTGCTGACTTTCGTTTAAAAGTGATTCGACTTGTTGTTTAGACCTAATTAACTCCGTGATATCTTTAGCGAAAACAGCGCAAGAAGTTATATTATTATCTTTATCTTTTAGCGGAGTATAAGTAGATAAATAGCAGGCATCTATAGAGCTTATATAATTTGTTTCTTGAAGCGTTTCTCCACCTAAAGCTTTATCATAATACTCTTTTTCTGTTTGTTTAGCATCTTCTGGCAAAATAGAGAAGATATCTAATCCAACTACTGCTTGCAAATTAGAAGCTGCTAATGCATTAGAAAATGTATTATTAAATTGGATGATGCAGTAATTTTTATCAAGTACAAAAATAGAATCTGTACAGGCATTCATTAAGCTTTTAATAAATGCTTCTTTAGTCTCAACTTCTTTTAAAGTTGCAGACATTTTATCCTGCGCATTGGTAAGCATTTCTAGGTGCTCTACCATTAATTCTTCTTGCTGCTTAATTTGCTCAGACTGTATTTCTAATTCGTATTGAGCTTTTTTAATCTCAGAAATATCAAAAACGAGTGTAATTACTCCTTTAGGATTTCCTTTTTCATCTTTTAAGATAGAATAGCTACCATGCAAGTGAATAGTTGTGCCATCTTTCTTTACTCTTTCATACTCACCAGAAAAGGCAATACCATTAGCTAAATTTTTCCAAAACTCCTTATAGCTTTCCTTAGCAGCTTCTGTCTCTGACATAAAGATTTCATGATGAGCACCTTTGATATCTTCTAACTCATAGCCTAACAACTTTAAAAAGTTAGTGTTAGCTGTTATCACATTTCCCTCCAAGTCAAACTCGATTGATGCTATTCCACTTTCATCGATGGCAGTCATTCGATTAGTCATGTCTTGCGCTTTCAAACGCATCTCATCCTGAGTGAGCTGAAGTGCATCAAAATTCTCTCTTAACTCTTTTTCCTTATCTTGTAGTACTTCACTTTGTATCTGGCTTTGCATTAAAAGCTCATCTACTTTTTCTTTTGATCTGATAATCTCCGTTACATCCTTAGCAAATACTGAACAGGCGTAAACTTCTCCCTTCTCATTAATTATCGGTGAATAAGAAGATACAAAGTGAGAATCTACCGCATTAATATATTCTGTTACCTGAAAAGTTTCTCCCTTAAATACTCTATCATAATATTCTTTATGTTGGCCTCTTTCCTCAGGAGTTAGTAATGTAAAAACATCTACGTGTTTCTCCACTTTAAGGTCGACTGCCGTCAGATTATCATAAAATGCATTGTTAAATTTTAATATTCTATATCTACTATCAAGAACAATAATGGTATCTGTAGATGCATTAATGATGTTATTCATAAACTGCTCTTGCTCCTGCACCTCTCCCATTATTCGCTGCATTTCTTCTTGTGTGGCATGTAGTTCTTCTACACTTTGCCTCATCTCCTCTTCTTGTGCTTTTAATGCCTCATTTTGCAGCTGGCTTTCTCTTAGAATTTCATCATTCTTTCTTTTTAACAGCTCTTGTTCTGTAACATCTTTACCAAAAACACCAATGCTATTTACATTGCCAGCTTTGTCTTTAAGCGGACTGAAAATTAAATACATGATGTGCTCTTCGCTTCCGATAATTACAGACCTTAATG from Chondrinema litorale includes the following:
- a CDS encoding helix-turn-helix domain-containing protein gives rise to the protein MINPIQAVVNSEKSIAVLPFVNMSNDPENEYFSDGITEEIINALTKIQDLKVIARTSSFAFKGKNLDIRTIGRQLGVSTILEGSVRKIQSRVRITAQLINAEDGLHFWSQNFDRELDDIFTLQDEISLLLANQIRDNFGHFNIQEHLIKQPTKSVKAYDYFLKGRYYQLKWNPESIKKAIEFYDLAISFDAEFARAYYGNLQCYGLLSIWGYMPVEEAMSLAIANFIKGQEIDTDLPEYIQSFIGKSFWEEWNYSQSYDLILQLLEINPHHTDGLEAMAELFMVNGYFEQAEVYVKNALNVDPYSANHYFTYANLFYLQQKFDQALVFLEKSLELNPELELALHLKLMCLIWLNKKETFEQTVILAKDETLLKMLFNCINGNQAKLSDETLEEWANAVEEKSQLIPYKLYILANSLHKEIAIDLLEKFISLKRGQVLYFKYEPFLVSLHQFKEFDSLFVSDFTLPESQPEAKVSSIDKQELNAQKEKLLAYIETNKAYLNPQLSLSFLAEKVGLHPNKLSLLVNEEFKMNFNEFINQYRLTHFKSIALNENYKHLSVLALAYESGFNSKAVFNAFFKKAEGITPSTWLKSARDKQS
- a CDS encoding PAS domain S-box protein; this encodes MINLSKFRSSNNEIAETKEALQNFKKEISSATLFVKKIEKGELEIPYPGIDDDQAEADSLSGSLISLRNQLKSLNKTETQRKWITEGLALFSEVLRKNQHDLDETCYDVLCNLIKYINANQGGIYVVNQEKEVLELRACYAFDRKKYVDQTFSFGEGLVGQVYLEKETLLLLDVPDNYLNITSGLGEAPPKSIIIVPLKVNDKVSGIIELASFNNFEPYQVEFLEKLGENIASVISIVKINQKTQSLLEQSQLQTESLRSQEEEMRQNMEELSATQEEMQRIMKEIQDQEQFMNNLIDSTTDIVFAIDKNHKLLKFNKAFSNNIQKHGRRLKIGQRAEEIFEGESLEFHKEMWAKALSGEFTSTLRSVIIGSEEHIMYLIFSPLKDKAGNVNSIGVFGKDVTEQELLKRKNDEILRESQLQNEALKAQEEEMRQSVEELHATQEEMQRIMGEVQEQEQFMNNIINASTDTIIVLDSRYRILKFNNAFYDNLTAVDLKVEKHVDVFTLLTPEERGQHKEYYDRVFKGETFQVTEYINAVDSHFVSSYSPIINEKGEVYACSVFAKDVTEIIRSKEKVDELLMQSQIQSEVLQDKEKELRENFDALQLTQDEMRLKAQDMTNRMTAIDESGIASIEFDLEGNVITANTNFLKLLGYELEDIKGAHHEIFMSETEAAKESYKEFWKNLANGIAFSGEYERVKKDGTTIHLHGSYSILKDEKGNPKGVITLVFDISEIKKAQYELEIQSEQIKQQEELMVEHLEMLTNAQDKMSATLKEVETKEAFIKSLMNACTDSIFVLDKNYCIIQFNNTFSNALAASNLQAVVGLDIFSILPEDAKQTEKEYYDKALGGETLQETNYISSIDACYLSTYTPLKDKDNNITSCAVFAKDITELIRSKQQVESLLNESQQNSKALTEKEKELLKNVKELKGTQEEIKRKAQEIESRMTAIDESGIARIEFDLKGNIISANRNFLLLMGFNESEVKGKHHQLFVNKSFSGSEEYKQFWDELSKGNAQFGEYERVKKSGERICLHGSYSILKDKNGKPKRIIKYASDITASKLANEKLEKTIKENAQQEKLLLETQENLQNQLATTSMMKFELDARMAVLNECTLLSESDKNGNITYINDKFCEVSQFSREELIGKTHSIIRHPETSEEFYNNFWKTVNAGQMFKGYLKNRRKDGSTYYVHLVVSPVVDESGVPIKFIEVRYVIENTEIGERLLKEQLAQYK
- a CDS encoding M4 family metallopeptidase; translated protein: MQKKQLRIIQLLIFAACCLTNSLAFSQEQIIKKEVKDKNGVTKFVKYQSQSGYKLTEAKSALKSTLNYADEVDMELIETNTDKLGMVHQKYQQTYKGLKVESAQYYVHSKTNEGTINTINGQFLPIENIDTTPTLSEDEALEAALEYVGANVYKWELDSEEAFVKKLKGDETATYYPEAELLICKNHLDQTDTTLHLAYKFDIYAQTPTSRDYIYVDAESGDILWKNPIIKHLDENADTKYSGSVYIETTYTDSTYVLHDLTRGEGIFTYNLENSGNTLQDGSVIGINYNQASDFEDNDNNWTSEEWDNSDKDNAALDAHWGAMMTFDYFSTTHNRYGYDDAGAAMYLYVHAGTDYYNAYWDGEKMTFGDGYSTPLTTLDVTSHELGHAVMGSTADLDYSYEPGALNEGFSDIWAACVEYYAAPDKGIWDIGEELEYQIRSMSNPNDYEQPDTYLGDYWYEGSDDYGGVHINSGVLNHWFYLLSVGKTGENDLGSSYSVSGIGIENAALIAYRTLTVYLTSSSDYEATAIASIQAAEDLFGEDSEEYAQTVNAWYAVGIGGASFSADLTSFCESTSITFTDESMEAVSWSWIFEGGTPSTSTEQNPTIVYEEAGSYDVTLIMTNSFGFTDTLTQTDYIQSYMTDVTESEFETDLEDEDYASSWYILNANNDSDVSGNAFQWNYINTTEGNARSGTGYFSYYGSSNRTANDWLFTSCLKMEAGKVYDISFWYRQRDSGSSQNLTLYLMSDLDANSIVEEITDLSGISNTEYAEATGKVSVDSSGIYYLAWHLTSSSNQGNFYIDDIAIDFAPDYDATIGDIDLPSECDLSANTEITIPILNNGNKTLESLVFTYQILALSDSTVLADQTVTIDSLTPGETYDYVVEADLSTSAETYSVSASVELEDDVNTDDNTASASVTNYSIASEITITQDDLSLVAPDGYESYQWYNNSSKIYISGSSQTYTPSTAGEYIVTVSNEYGCSATSTTYSFSYTVTTALDDEIAGVNISLFPNPMVDEAFTIEISGSEVGTVSISLIDLQGHIIQSTDYQKSDYDFSQEIATSNLPSGIFLALITVNDKTIKEKVLKL
- a CDS encoding MFS transporter, translated to MKKVNGLGIATLLLTSMLTIMVGSAIAPSLLEIEKNLNFQFDSGLLITLPSLGVVVFSPLAGWLLSKLGSFKLLCFGLIPYALFGYGGGFISNDYILIADRILLGGAAVFVQIAATAIIAENFIGKKRMQIIAWQGMAIEGGGVLFLSLGGILGEMHWQYPFLIYLIALLCFVLSLFVLPKTSKETTAEANTEQTFENKNIRKLVYIIFAGALFSMIIFFISFIQLPQYLPENFNFSESETGYLMAFISLIAVITASQLPKIANKISPGFIVVGGFVFFMLGYILFAVANNAQLLYTGALATGIGFGFSIPTLNHLMVEVSTPKTRGKNLGLYSIGVFGGQFLSTFMGFIINDTNTLFLLTACLSLVVAIFLGVLFNKYAVKHNQSKINRKPREATA
- a CDS encoding helix-turn-helix domain-containing protein, with the translated sequence MKLLHNWKNDILINKIEDLPETLPGDWFALYFEEEKDKLTKVYLKPLNEDYQHFFPKENGVVLTFKRNLIEEDDKEYALDVLNLFNLTPNNCLNISSEFQERFVHVKMLLLIEFADADNSDILIKSMLKVLLLLLIKLQHKGFINYELNQKRVYMFLQLMEIHYATHNWADFYAKRMGISEKRLNQILKEKLNKTAKQIIQQRQLTEIKRMLQTDAYSIKEIAYKLSFQSLSDFSRFFKRHTGLSPSQFKQSL
- a CDS encoding TetR/AcrR family transcriptional regulator produces the protein MATRDTGTEENIKSAAKKVFFVEGKLNATTQDIANEAGVNRTLLNYYFRTREALFDQVYKEALSALAQKMNEVFKAELPFRQKVENIIDVFLEDIITYPFKEIFLISEINSEHAEIKKSHEPENPVFRNFAIEVEEAMKRGEVNRIKAPYHFIINLFSLMAYPVIIRPLNEKLLNFTKEEYDEILKNRKSEIIELLLN